One Spea bombifrons isolate aSpeBom1 chromosome 1, aSpeBom1.2.pri, whole genome shotgun sequence DNA window includes the following coding sequences:
- the SBNO1 gene encoding protein strawberry notch homolog 1 isoform X1 — MMDPGQDLLLAALSESGISPNDLFDGDCLDIGLIAPPSVPAIQQTVPTSASGTNKECEASVSVKQEQVASSTPTLLNVRPPSTTTFVLNQINQLPTLGNTIVMTKPSSVTTNRQTITVTKILQTSTTTRPSTTTPVVQSTVTTVPGKEQIQLKDLLKTSSLNKLMKLKPPSNIAQPVATAATDLLNGTKKDISNKEVTRIWINDDLKMRSFSPTNKVPVKEEEEPEEEDEEEMGHAETYAEYMPIKLKVGLRHPDPVVETSSLSSVTPPDVWFQTSIPEETIDNGWLSALQLEAVTYAAQQHETFLPNGERAGFLIGDGAGVGKGRTIAGIIFENYLLGRKRSLWFSVSNDLKYDAERDLRDIGAKNIQVHSLNKFKYGKISSKHNGSVKKGVIFATYSSLIGESQSGGKYKTRLKQLLHWCGEDFDGVIVYDECHKAKNLCPVGSSKPTKTGLAVLELQNKLPKARVIYASATGASEPRNMAYMSRLGIWGEGTPFREFNDFIQAVERRGVGAMEIVAMDMKLRGMYIARQLSFTGVTFKIEEVPLGQDYVKMYNKSVKLWVLARERFQQAADLIDAEQRMKKSMWGQFWSAHQRFFKYLCIASKVRRVVQLAREEIKNGKCVVIGLQSTGEARTLEALEEGGGELNDFVSTAKGVLQSLIDKHFPAPDRKKLFSLLGIDLSAQSNNNSPRDSPCKDSKAKKRKGDELSRGAKKARRTGGLAGSSSDEANSESDTSDKEAESESESFKSISSGDDDFNPFRDDSSEDDEDDPWLIRKDHKKNKDKKKKKKSIDPDSIQSALLASGLGSKRPSFSTVPKPAPIVAPASLPALSSNTNPSNSCVTSQDAVERAQQMKKELTDKLDQLAEALPPNTLDELIDELGGPDNVAEMTGRKGRVVSNDDGSISYESRSELDVPVEILNITEKQRFMDGEKNIAIISEAASSGISLQADRRAKNQRRRVHMTLELPWSADRAIQQFGRTHRSNQVTAPEYVFLISELAGEQRFASIVAKRLESLGALTHGDRRATESRDLSRFNFDNKYGRNALEIVMKSIVSLDSPLVSPPPDYPGDFFKDVRQGLIGVGLINVEDRSGILTLDKDYNNIGKFLNRILGMEVHQQNALFQYFADTLNAVIQNAKKNGRYDMGILDLGSGDEKVRKTDVKKFLTPGYSTSGHVELYTISVERGMSWEDATKIWAEQTGTDDGFYLSLQIRNNKKTSILVKEVNSKKRLFLVYRPNTGKQLKLETLSDLRKKYKKVTSDDAFAHWKEQYTSSADICTHAYWRGNCKKASLGLVCEIGLRCRTYYVLCGSVLSVWTKVEGVLASVSGTNVKMQIVRLRTEDGQRIVGLIIPANCVSSLVTLLSTSDQSQQIAVQQQQMWQQLHPQSISNFNPL, encoded by the exons aTGATGGATCCGGGGCAAGATTTGTTACTTGCTGCTTTGAGTGAGTCTGGGATCAGTCCCAATGACCTATTTGATGGTGATTGTTTGGATATTGGTCTCATTGCACCACCATCGGTTCCAGCCATTCAGCAG acTGTGCCAACAAGTGCGTCAGGTACCAATAAGGAGTGTGAAGCTTCAGTATCTGTCAAGCAAGAACAAGTGGCTTCATCTACCCCAACATTACTAAATGTCAGG cctccatcaaccacaacatttGTACTCAACCAGATTAACCAGCTACCAACACTGGGTAACACAATTGTAATGACAAAACCTTCTTCTGTTACCACCAATCGTCAGACTATCACAGTAACAAAAATCCTTCAGACTAGTACCACAACTAGACCATCTACCACCACACCTGTAGTACAGAGCACCGTGACCACTGTACCAGGCAAGGAGCAAATTCAGCTGAAAGACTTACTGAAGACCAGCAGCCTCAATAAGCTAATGAAGCTGAAACCCCCTTCCAACATTGCACAGCCAGTCGCAACCGCTGCAA ctgACTTATTGAATGGAACAAAGAAAGATATTTCCAACAAGGAAGTGACAAGAATATGGATCAATGATGATCTCAAGATGAGAAGTTTTTCTCCAACTAAT AAAGTCCCTgtcaaggaggaggaggaacctgaggaagaagatgaagaggaaatgggGCATGCAGAAACATATGCAGAATACATGCCAATAAAAT tgaAAGTTGGTTTGCGGCATCCTGACCCTGTAGTAGAGACCAGCTCCTTGTCTAGTGTGACGCCTCCGGATGTGTGGTTTCAGACATCTATCCCTGAGGAAACTATTGATAATGGCTGGTTATCCGCTCTGCAATTAGAAGCAGTTACCTATGCAGCTCAG CAACATGAAACTTTCCTTCCAAATGGTGAGCGTGCAGGCTTTTTGATTGGCGATGGTGCTGGAGTTGGAAAAGGAAGAACTATTGCTGGAATTATATTTGAAAATTACTTGCTTGGAAGGAAACGATCCTTATG GTTTAGCGTATCAAATGATTTAAAGTATGATGCTGAAAGAGACTTGCGTGACATTGGAGCAAAGAACATTCAAGTTCACAGTTTAAATAAG TTCAAGTATGGAAAAATTTCTTCAAAGCATAATGGCAGTGTGAAGAAAGGGGTGATATTTGCTACTTACTCATCACTGATTGGTGAAAGCCAGTCTGGTGGGAAGTACAAAACTCGCCTTAAGCAGCTTCTTCACTGGTGTGGAGAAGACTTTGATGGTGTG ATTGTATATGATGAGTGTCACAAAGCTAAGAATTTGTGTCCTGTTGGGTCCTCGAAGCCAACGAAGACTGGATTAGCAGTTTTAGAGCTCCAGAACAAACTGCCAAAAGCTAGAGTCATATATGCTAGTGCCACAG GTGCCTCTGAGCCAAGAAACATGGCTTACATGAGTCGCTTGGGAATCTGGGGAGAAGGTACTCCTTTCAGAGAGTTCAATGACTTTATACAGGCAGTTGAAAGAAG AGGTGTTGGTGCCATGGAAATTGTAGCGATGGATATGAAGCTGAGAGGCATGTATATTGCAAGACAGTTGAGCTTTACTGGTGTGACATTCAAAATTGAAGAAGTTCCCCTAGGCCAAGATTATGTAAAGATGTACAATAAGTCTGTAAAGCTG TGGGTGCTGGCACGAGAGAGGTTTCAGCAAGCAGCTGATCTCATTGATGCTGAACAGCGGATGAAGAAGTCAATGTGGGGCCAGTTTTGGTCAGCGCACCAGAGATTTTTCAAGTACCTCTGTATAGCATCCAAAGTGAGAAGGGTAGTACAGCTTGCCCGCGAGGAAATTAAGAATGGCAAG TGTGTAGTTATTGGCCTTCAATCCACTGGAGAAGCCAGAACCCTCGAAGCGTTGGAAGAAGGGGGAGGTGAACTGAATGACTTTGTGTCAACAGCCAA AGGAGTACTACAGTCTTTGATTGACAAACATTTCCCCGCACCTGACCGGAAGAAGCTGTTCAGCTTGCTAGGAATAGATTTAAGTGCACAAAGCAATAATAACTCTCCGAGGGATAGTCCGTGTAAAGACAGCAAAGCTAAAAAGAGGAAAG GTGATGAATTGTCACGGGGAGCAAAGAAAGCAAGGCGAACTGGAGGTCTGGCGGGCAGCAGCTCAGATGAAGCCAACAGTGAATCGGACACATCTGATAAGGAAGCAGAGAGTGAAAGTGAAAGCTTTAAATCTATTAGCTCTGGAGATGATGATTTTAATCCATTTAGAGATGACTCAAGTGAAGATGACGAAGATG ATCCTTGGTTGATTAGAAAAGAccataagaaaaataaagacaagaagaagaaaaagaaaagcattgATCCAGATTCCATTCAAAGTGCCTTACTAGCATCTGGTCTTGGGTCTAAAAGACCCAGCTTCTCAACGGTTCCTAAACCAGCTCCAATCGTAGCTCCTGCTAGCCTTCCAG CTCTTTCCAGTAACACTAATCCCAGTAACAGCTGTGTGACAAGCCAGGATGCGGTAGAAAGGGCTCAGCAGATGAAGAAGGAACTTACAGACAAGCTGGACCAGTTGGCTGAAGCCCTTCCTCCCAATACACTAGATGAGCTAATCGATGAGCTTGGTGGTCCTGATAATGTGGCAGAG ATGACTGGAAGAAAAGGCAGAGTTGTCAGTAATGATGATGGTAGCATATCCTATGAGTCCCGGTCAGAGCTTGATGTCCCTGTTGAAATTCTAAATATTACAGAAAAGCAGAGGTTTATGGATGGTGAGAAG AATATAGCAATCATCTCTGAAGCTGCCAGTTCAGGAATCTCGTTACAAGCTGACCGCCGAGCAAAAAATCAGAGGAGGCGAGTACACATGACACTGGAGTTACCTTGGAGTGCGGACAGGGCCATCCAGCAGTTTG GTAGAACACACCGATCTAATCAGGTTACTGCTCCTGAATATGTCTTCCTGATCTCTGAATTGGCCGGAGAACAAAGATTCGCTTCAATAGTTGCAAAAAGATTAGAGAGTCTG GGGGCCTTAACGCACGGAGACAGGAGAGCAACAGAATCAAGGGATTTGAGTAGATTTAATTTTGACAACAAG TATGGCcgaaatgctttggaaattgtAATGAAGTCAATAGTGAGTCTCGATTCACCCCTGGTTTCTCCACCACCAGATTATCCTGGTGATTTCTTTAAAG ATGTTCGACAGGGATTAATTGGGGTTGGACTTATAAATGTTGAAGACCGATCTGGAATACTGACTCTTGACAAAG ATTACAATAACATAGGAAAATTCCTTAACCGAATCTTGGGAATGGAAGTCCACCAACAGAATGCCCTCTTCCAATATTTCGCAGACACGCTCAATGCAGTTATTCAGAACGCTAAGAAGAATGGAAGATATGACATGGGTATTTTAG aTCTTGGTTCTGGAGATGAGAAAGTACGGAAAACTGACGTCAAAAAATTCTTGACACCTGGCTATTCTACCTCAGGACATGTGGAATTGTACACG ATAAGTGTTGAAAGAGGGATGTCTTGGGAGGATGCAACTAAAATATGGGCTGAACAGACTGGAACAGATGATGGGTTCTACCTATCACTGCAA atccgaaataataaaaaaacgtcCATACTGGTTAAAGAAGTTAATTCAAAAAAGAGGCTTTTCCTAGTATACAGGCCGAACACTGGCAAACAGCTGAAGCTTGAAACCTTATCAGACTTgagaaagaaatacaaaaag GTCACTTCTGATGATGCGTTTGCTCACTGGAAGGAACAGTACACCTCTTCTGCTGACATATGTACACATGCTTATTG GCGAGGCAACTGCAAGAAAGCAAGCCTTGGACTAGTTTGTGAAATTGGTCTACGCTGTCGGACGTATTACGTTTTGTGTGGATCTGTCTTGAGTGTGTGGACTAAAGTGGAAGGTGTTCTAGCCTCAGTCAGTGGCACTAACGTAAAAATGCAGATAGTTCGGCTACGAACTGAAGATGGGCAAAGGATTGTTG GCTTAATCATTCCTGCAAATTGTGTATCATCACTTGTGACTTTGCTTTCAACTTCGGACCAGTCTCAGCAAATTGCCGTACAGCAGCAACAGATGTGGCAGCAGCTTCACCCGCAGAGCATAAGcaactttaaccctttgtag
- the SBNO1 gene encoding protein strawberry notch homolog 1 isoform X2, producing the protein MMDPGQDLLLAALSESGISPNDLFDGDCLDIGLIAPPSVPAIQQPPSTTTFVLNQINQLPTLGNTIVMTKPSSVTTNRQTITVTKILQTSTTTRPSTTTPVVQSTVTTVPGKEQIQLKDLLKTSSLNKLMKLKPPSNIAQPVATAATDLLNGTKKDISNKEVTRIWINDDLKMRSFSPTNKVPVKEEEEPEEEDEEEMGHAETYAEYMPIKLKVGLRHPDPVVETSSLSSVTPPDVWFQTSIPEETIDNGWLSALQLEAVTYAAQQHETFLPNGERAGFLIGDGAGVGKGRTIAGIIFENYLLGRKRSLWFSVSNDLKYDAERDLRDIGAKNIQVHSLNKFKYGKISSKHNGSVKKGVIFATYSSLIGESQSGGKYKTRLKQLLHWCGEDFDGVIVYDECHKAKNLCPVGSSKPTKTGLAVLELQNKLPKARVIYASATGASEPRNMAYMSRLGIWGEGTPFREFNDFIQAVERRGVGAMEIVAMDMKLRGMYIARQLSFTGVTFKIEEVPLGQDYVKMYNKSVKLWVLARERFQQAADLIDAEQRMKKSMWGQFWSAHQRFFKYLCIASKVRRVVQLAREEIKNGKCVVIGLQSTGEARTLEALEEGGGELNDFVSTAKGVLQSLIDKHFPAPDRKKLFSLLGIDLSAQSNNNSPRDSPCKDSKAKKRKGDELSRGAKKARRTGGLAGSSSDEANSESDTSDKEAESESESFKSISSGDDDFNPFRDDSSEDDEDDPWLIRKDHKKNKDKKKKKKSIDPDSIQSALLASGLGSKRPSFSTVPKPAPIVAPASLPALSSNTNPSNSCVTSQDAVERAQQMKKELTDKLDQLAEALPPNTLDELIDELGGPDNVAEMTGRKGRVVSNDDGSISYESRSELDVPVEILNITEKQRFMDGEKNIAIISEAASSGISLQADRRAKNQRRRVHMTLELPWSADRAIQQFGRTHRSNQVTAPEYVFLISELAGEQRFASIVAKRLESLGALTHGDRRATESRDLSRFNFDNKYGRNALEIVMKSIVSLDSPLVSPPPDYPGDFFKDVRQGLIGVGLINVEDRSGILTLDKDYNNIGKFLNRILGMEVHQQNALFQYFADTLNAVIQNAKKNGRYDMGILDLGSGDEKVRKTDVKKFLTPGYSTSGHVELYTISVERGMSWEDATKIWAEQTGTDDGFYLSLQIRNNKKTSILVKEVNSKKRLFLVYRPNTGKQLKLETLSDLRKKYKKVTSDDAFAHWKEQYTSSADICTHAYWRGNCKKASLGLVCEIGLRCRTYYVLCGSVLSVWTKVEGVLASVSGTNVKMQIVRLRTEDGQRIVGLIIPANCVSSLVTLLSTSDQSQQIAVQQQQMWQQLHPQSISNFNPL; encoded by the exons aTGATGGATCCGGGGCAAGATTTGTTACTTGCTGCTTTGAGTGAGTCTGGGATCAGTCCCAATGACCTATTTGATGGTGATTGTTTGGATATTGGTCTCATTGCACCACCATCGGTTCCAGCCATTCAGCAG cctccatcaaccacaacatttGTACTCAACCAGATTAACCAGCTACCAACACTGGGTAACACAATTGTAATGACAAAACCTTCTTCTGTTACCACCAATCGTCAGACTATCACAGTAACAAAAATCCTTCAGACTAGTACCACAACTAGACCATCTACCACCACACCTGTAGTACAGAGCACCGTGACCACTGTACCAGGCAAGGAGCAAATTCAGCTGAAAGACTTACTGAAGACCAGCAGCCTCAATAAGCTAATGAAGCTGAAACCCCCTTCCAACATTGCACAGCCAGTCGCAACCGCTGCAA ctgACTTATTGAATGGAACAAAGAAAGATATTTCCAACAAGGAAGTGACAAGAATATGGATCAATGATGATCTCAAGATGAGAAGTTTTTCTCCAACTAAT AAAGTCCCTgtcaaggaggaggaggaacctgaggaagaagatgaagaggaaatgggGCATGCAGAAACATATGCAGAATACATGCCAATAAAAT tgaAAGTTGGTTTGCGGCATCCTGACCCTGTAGTAGAGACCAGCTCCTTGTCTAGTGTGACGCCTCCGGATGTGTGGTTTCAGACATCTATCCCTGAGGAAACTATTGATAATGGCTGGTTATCCGCTCTGCAATTAGAAGCAGTTACCTATGCAGCTCAG CAACATGAAACTTTCCTTCCAAATGGTGAGCGTGCAGGCTTTTTGATTGGCGATGGTGCTGGAGTTGGAAAAGGAAGAACTATTGCTGGAATTATATTTGAAAATTACTTGCTTGGAAGGAAACGATCCTTATG GTTTAGCGTATCAAATGATTTAAAGTATGATGCTGAAAGAGACTTGCGTGACATTGGAGCAAAGAACATTCAAGTTCACAGTTTAAATAAG TTCAAGTATGGAAAAATTTCTTCAAAGCATAATGGCAGTGTGAAGAAAGGGGTGATATTTGCTACTTACTCATCACTGATTGGTGAAAGCCAGTCTGGTGGGAAGTACAAAACTCGCCTTAAGCAGCTTCTTCACTGGTGTGGAGAAGACTTTGATGGTGTG ATTGTATATGATGAGTGTCACAAAGCTAAGAATTTGTGTCCTGTTGGGTCCTCGAAGCCAACGAAGACTGGATTAGCAGTTTTAGAGCTCCAGAACAAACTGCCAAAAGCTAGAGTCATATATGCTAGTGCCACAG GTGCCTCTGAGCCAAGAAACATGGCTTACATGAGTCGCTTGGGAATCTGGGGAGAAGGTACTCCTTTCAGAGAGTTCAATGACTTTATACAGGCAGTTGAAAGAAG AGGTGTTGGTGCCATGGAAATTGTAGCGATGGATATGAAGCTGAGAGGCATGTATATTGCAAGACAGTTGAGCTTTACTGGTGTGACATTCAAAATTGAAGAAGTTCCCCTAGGCCAAGATTATGTAAAGATGTACAATAAGTCTGTAAAGCTG TGGGTGCTGGCACGAGAGAGGTTTCAGCAAGCAGCTGATCTCATTGATGCTGAACAGCGGATGAAGAAGTCAATGTGGGGCCAGTTTTGGTCAGCGCACCAGAGATTTTTCAAGTACCTCTGTATAGCATCCAAAGTGAGAAGGGTAGTACAGCTTGCCCGCGAGGAAATTAAGAATGGCAAG TGTGTAGTTATTGGCCTTCAATCCACTGGAGAAGCCAGAACCCTCGAAGCGTTGGAAGAAGGGGGAGGTGAACTGAATGACTTTGTGTCAACAGCCAA AGGAGTACTACAGTCTTTGATTGACAAACATTTCCCCGCACCTGACCGGAAGAAGCTGTTCAGCTTGCTAGGAATAGATTTAAGTGCACAAAGCAATAATAACTCTCCGAGGGATAGTCCGTGTAAAGACAGCAAAGCTAAAAAGAGGAAAG GTGATGAATTGTCACGGGGAGCAAAGAAAGCAAGGCGAACTGGAGGTCTGGCGGGCAGCAGCTCAGATGAAGCCAACAGTGAATCGGACACATCTGATAAGGAAGCAGAGAGTGAAAGTGAAAGCTTTAAATCTATTAGCTCTGGAGATGATGATTTTAATCCATTTAGAGATGACTCAAGTGAAGATGACGAAGATG ATCCTTGGTTGATTAGAAAAGAccataagaaaaataaagacaagaagaagaaaaagaaaagcattgATCCAGATTCCATTCAAAGTGCCTTACTAGCATCTGGTCTTGGGTCTAAAAGACCCAGCTTCTCAACGGTTCCTAAACCAGCTCCAATCGTAGCTCCTGCTAGCCTTCCAG CTCTTTCCAGTAACACTAATCCCAGTAACAGCTGTGTGACAAGCCAGGATGCGGTAGAAAGGGCTCAGCAGATGAAGAAGGAACTTACAGACAAGCTGGACCAGTTGGCTGAAGCCCTTCCTCCCAATACACTAGATGAGCTAATCGATGAGCTTGGTGGTCCTGATAATGTGGCAGAG ATGACTGGAAGAAAAGGCAGAGTTGTCAGTAATGATGATGGTAGCATATCCTATGAGTCCCGGTCAGAGCTTGATGTCCCTGTTGAAATTCTAAATATTACAGAAAAGCAGAGGTTTATGGATGGTGAGAAG AATATAGCAATCATCTCTGAAGCTGCCAGTTCAGGAATCTCGTTACAAGCTGACCGCCGAGCAAAAAATCAGAGGAGGCGAGTACACATGACACTGGAGTTACCTTGGAGTGCGGACAGGGCCATCCAGCAGTTTG GTAGAACACACCGATCTAATCAGGTTACTGCTCCTGAATATGTCTTCCTGATCTCTGAATTGGCCGGAGAACAAAGATTCGCTTCAATAGTTGCAAAAAGATTAGAGAGTCTG GGGGCCTTAACGCACGGAGACAGGAGAGCAACAGAATCAAGGGATTTGAGTAGATTTAATTTTGACAACAAG TATGGCcgaaatgctttggaaattgtAATGAAGTCAATAGTGAGTCTCGATTCACCCCTGGTTTCTCCACCACCAGATTATCCTGGTGATTTCTTTAAAG ATGTTCGACAGGGATTAATTGGGGTTGGACTTATAAATGTTGAAGACCGATCTGGAATACTGACTCTTGACAAAG ATTACAATAACATAGGAAAATTCCTTAACCGAATCTTGGGAATGGAAGTCCACCAACAGAATGCCCTCTTCCAATATTTCGCAGACACGCTCAATGCAGTTATTCAGAACGCTAAGAAGAATGGAAGATATGACATGGGTATTTTAG aTCTTGGTTCTGGAGATGAGAAAGTACGGAAAACTGACGTCAAAAAATTCTTGACACCTGGCTATTCTACCTCAGGACATGTGGAATTGTACACG ATAAGTGTTGAAAGAGGGATGTCTTGGGAGGATGCAACTAAAATATGGGCTGAACAGACTGGAACAGATGATGGGTTCTACCTATCACTGCAA atccgaaataataaaaaaacgtcCATACTGGTTAAAGAAGTTAATTCAAAAAAGAGGCTTTTCCTAGTATACAGGCCGAACACTGGCAAACAGCTGAAGCTTGAAACCTTATCAGACTTgagaaagaaatacaaaaag GTCACTTCTGATGATGCGTTTGCTCACTGGAAGGAACAGTACACCTCTTCTGCTGACATATGTACACATGCTTATTG GCGAGGCAACTGCAAGAAAGCAAGCCTTGGACTAGTTTGTGAAATTGGTCTACGCTGTCGGACGTATTACGTTTTGTGTGGATCTGTCTTGAGTGTGTGGACTAAAGTGGAAGGTGTTCTAGCCTCAGTCAGTGGCACTAACGTAAAAATGCAGATAGTTCGGCTACGAACTGAAGATGGGCAAAGGATTGTTG GCTTAATCATTCCTGCAAATTGTGTATCATCACTTGTGACTTTGCTTTCAACTTCGGACCAGTCTCAGCAAATTGCCGTACAGCAGCAACAGATGTGGCAGCAGCTTCACCCGCAGAGCATAAGcaactttaaccctttgtag